From a region of the Papilio machaon chromosome 26, ilPapMach1.1, whole genome shotgun sequence genome:
- the LOC106721214 gene encoding ethanolaminephosphotransferase 1, producing TMFDYRYLSKEHLKGFDNYKYRAIDTSPLSSYVMHPLWNTIVKIIPRWLAPNLLTFLGFLCVVVVALLTSWYDYHFLAAGGPGQQKNEGYIPNYVFTLSSILIFLAYNLDGIDGKQARRLGVSGPLGEMFDHGLDSFIVFFIPFCLFSVFGRDEFSIPLFRGYLIVGSILLNFYVSHCEKYNTRVLYLPWGYDVAMWTSSLLFLVAGIKGPAYFKMFIFGNVTFAQVLEVAIHATGLFTTLPVSIYNVYLSYKNGTGKNLSLLEAVRPVWSMTSLVVVLTYWALKSDVMELYPRAFLLLFGTLFSNTASRLIVSEMSEQRCEVFNSLLWPLMAAAVMSTYQPALQHLLLHSVLLVALFAHLHYGICVVRQMCDHFKVKCFVVPEEKRK from the exons ACTATGTTTGATTATAGATATTTATCTAAAGAACACTTAAAAGGTTTTGATAATTACAag taCAGAGCCATCGATACAAGTCCGCTAAGTAGCTATGTTATGCATCCCCTCTGGAACACTATAGTAAAG ATTATACCTAGATGGCTAGCACCAAACCTGCTCACATTCCTAGGATTCCTTTGCGTAGTGGTGGTGGCATTACTGACTTCCTGGTACGACTACCATTTTCTAGCGGCCGGTGGACCAGGGCAGCAGAAAAATGAAGGATATATACCTAACTACGTGTTCACGCTTAGTtctattttgatatttctcgcttataacTTAG ACGGCATAGACGGCAAACAAGCGCGCAGGTTGGGTGTCTCGGGTCCTTTGGGAGAGATGTTCGACCACGGACTTGACTCTTTCATTGTGTTCTTCATACCATTCTGTCTGTTCTCTGTATTCGGTAGAGATGAATTCTCTATACCTTTGTTTag agGTTACCTAATAGTAGGTAGTATACTACTCAACTTTTATGTATCTCATTGTGAGAAATATAACACAAGGGTGCTCTACCTACCTTGGGGGTATGACGTCGCTATGTGG aCATCATCTTTACTATTCCTAGTGGCCGGTATCAAAGGCCCTGCATACTTTAAGATGTTTATATTCGGTAATGTGACATTCGCACAAGTTCTAGAAGTGGCAATTCATGCCACCGGCCTGTTCACAACATTGCCAGTCTCTATATACAACGTTTATCT ATCCTACAAGAATGGTACGGGTAAGAACCTTTCGTTACTAGAGGCGGTGCGTCCTGTGTGGTCTATGACGTCATTAGTCGTAGTACTGACGTACTGGGCGCTGAAGAGTGACGTCATGGAACTCTACCCACGCGCATTCCTGTTACTCTTTGGGACTTTATTTAGTAACACTGCT AGTCGCCTAATAGTATCAGAGATGAGTGAGCAGAGATGTGAAGTCTTCAACAGTCTTTTATGGCCGCTGATGGCAGCTGCTGTAATGTCCACATACCAACCGGCGCTGCAGCACCTCCTGCTGCATTCTGTTCTCCTGGTAGCCCTCTTCGCTCACTTACACTACGGCATCTGTGTG GTCCGTCAAATGTGTGACCACTTCAAAGTGAAGTGTTTTGTTGTACCAGAAGAAAagcgaaaataa